The following nucleotide sequence is from Pseudomonas sp. RC10.
GACGCCTGTTGTCCCACGAATCGCTCGGCCCGCCCGCAGCGACCGGCGCTTGCAGGCGCGTGAACTGCCAGAGGTTGGGGATGAGTGTCTACGATTCTTTTGATGATGAACCCGCCGATGACCAACAGGTGCCGAACCTGACAGTCATTGCCCAGAGCATTTCGCAGCTGGGCATCGATGTGCTGCTGTCGGGGGAGACGGGCACCGGCAAGGACACCGTGGCGGAGCGCATCCACGGGTTGTCGGGGCGTAAGGGGCGTCTCGTGGCGATGAACTGCGCGGCCATTCCGGAGACGCTGGCGGAGAGCGAATTGTTCGGCGTGGTCAGCGGCGCTTACACCGGTGCGGACCGGTCCCGGGTCGGCTACATCGAAGCCGCGCAGGGCGGGACGTTGTACCTGGATGAAATCGACAGCATGCCGTTGAGTCTTCAGGCCAAGCTGTTGCGGGTCCTGGAAACGCGTGAGCTTGAACGGCTGGGGTCGACGACGTCGATTGCGCTGGATGTGTGCGTGATCGCCTCGGCGCAGCACGCGCTGGATGAGTTGGTGGAACAGGGGCGGTTTCGCCGGGACCTGTATTTTCGGCTCAACGTGCTGACGCTGAAACTGCCGCCGTTGCGGGCACAGCGTGAGCGGATCATTCCGCTGTTTCGGCGCTTCGCGCTGTCGTCCGCCCGTGAGTCGGGGCGGGTGATGCCGGAGGTGAGTACGGTGTTGCGGCACGTCTTGTTGAACCATGACTGGCCGGGAAACATTCGTGAGCTGAAGTCGGCCGCCAAGCGGTTTGTGCTGGGGTTTCCGTTGTTGGGCGAGGAGCCTGGGGAAGAGGGCGAGTCGTCGACGGGGTTGAAATCGCAGATGCGGGTGATCGAGAAGGTGTTGATCCAGGCGGCGTTGAAGCGGCACAACAACAGCATCGATGCGGTGAGCCAGGAGCTGAACATTCCCCGGCGGACGCTTTATCACCGGATGAAGGAGTTGGATGTTTGAGGGTGTTTTTTCGAGGTGTGTGAATATCCGTTGCTGCGGTAACGGCTGCTGACGGTTCCGCCCTTACGGCGGGTCACTTTTGGCAAGAGCGCCCGGAATGCCGGCCCAGCCAAAAGTAACCAAAAACGCTTTGCTCCTGGCTTGGCCCTCCTTCGTCGGGTTCCCTCACTCCGGCGACGCTCCGTGGGCCCGCGCCGAACGGACATCCATGTCCTTGCGGCGCTCTCGCGGCATCCATGCCGCTCGACCCACTCCGCGCCGCCTGCGTTCGGCCTGCACCCAAGTCGCGTTCGGCGGTGTCTGAACT
It contains:
- a CDS encoding sigma-54 dependent transcriptional regulator; amino-acid sequence: MSVYDSFDDEPADDQQVPNLTVIAQSISQLGIDVLLSGETGTGKDTVAERIHGLSGRKGRLVAMNCAAIPETLAESELFGVVSGAYTGADRSRVGYIEAAQGGTLYLDEIDSMPLSLQAKLLRVLETRELERLGSTTSIALDVCVIASAQHALDELVEQGRFRRDLYFRLNVLTLKLPPLRAQRERIIPLFRRFALSSARESGRVMPEVSTVLRHVLLNHDWPGNIRELKSAAKRFVLGFPLLGEEPGEEGESSTGLKSQMRVIEKVLIQAALKRHNNSIDAVSQELNIPRRTLYHRMKELDV